The following is a genomic window from Rhodoligotrophos defluvii.
GCATTGCACCGGCGGCAGCCCAGGACTTTCCGAAAGGGCCGATCACGATCATCGTGCCCTTCTCGGCCGGCGGCCCGACCGACACCGTGACGAGGCTCGTCGCCGAGCCCATGAGCAAGGAACTGGGCACCCAAGTTGTCGTGCAGAATGTGGGTGGCGCCGGCGGCACGCTCGGCGCTGGCCAGGCGGCCAAAGCTCAGCCCGATGGCCAGACCCTGCTCCTGCATCACATCGGCATGTCGACCGCGCCGACCCTCTACCGCAATCTCCCCTTCGACCCCATCGAGGGATTTGAGCCGGTCGGGCTGGTCACTGAGGTGCCGATGGTGATCGTCGCCCGCAAGGACTTTCCGCCGAACACGCTGCAAGAGCTCATCGACTACGTGAAGGCCAACAAGGACAAGGTCACCTACGCCAATGCGGGCATTGGCGCGGCCTCGCATCTCTGCGGCATGCTGTTCATGAATGCGATCGACACCGAGCTCACCACCGTTCCCTATCAGGGCACCGGTCCGGCCCTCACCGATCTCGTGGGCGGCCAGGTCGACTTCATGTGCGACCAGACCACCAACACTACCGGCCAGATCAAGGGCGGCGAGATCAAGGCCTATGCGGTGACCACGCCGCAGCGGCTCGACGCCTTGCCCGACCTGCCGACCGCGGACGAGGCTGGGCTCCCCGGGTTTGAGGTCGCCGTGTGGCACGGTCTTTATGCGCCGAAGGGCACGCCCGCCCCGGTGATCGAGAAGCTGCAGAATGCTCTCAAAGCGGCCTTGAAGGACCCGACCATGGTCAAGCGCTTCGCTGATCTCGGCACGAGCCCTTCGCCGGAAGAGGACGTGTCGCCACAGGCCTTGCGTGATCACCTGAAGGCGCAGACCGAGCTCTGGAAGCCCATCATCGAGAAGGCCGGCGTCTACGCCCAGTGAGGCTATAGGCCAGGCAGGGAGCAGCGCGCTCTTGCCTGGCCGCGAGGTGATCTCATGCAGAAGTCGCTGCGGGACATCATCGCCGGTGTGATCTTCATCGGCTTCGGCTTTGCCTTCGCTATCGCCTCCCTCGGCTATGATCTCGGCACGGCCTTGCGCATGGGACCAGGCTTCTTCCCGCTGGCGCTGGCCATCCTTCTCATGGTGATCGGGGGCGCCATCGCCGCCAAGGCACTGTTCGACGCGGGCGCTGAGCCCCTCGGCGCGATTCCATGGCGGGGCCTCCTGCTGCTGCTGGCAGCCCCCATCATGTTCGGCCTGACCATCAGGGGGCTGGGCCTTGCCCCGGCCCTGTTCGTCACCACCGTCATGAGCGCGCTGGCGAGCCGCCGCACCTCGCCGCCCCTCGCCATATTGCTCGCAGCCCTGCTCACTTTGTTCTGTGTGGCGATCTTTATCTACGGCCTCGGCATCACGGTGCCTGTCTTTGGCCCCTGGCTCGGCGACTGAGGGCAGCAGCACCCGATGGACATTCTCGCCAACCTGCACCTGGGTTTTGCAACGGCGTTCTCGCCCGTCAACCTGCTCTACTGCTTCGTCGGCGTCCTCCTGGGCACGCTGGTCGGCGTGCTGCCCGGCATCGGCCCCACCGCGACCGTCGCCATGCTCTTGCCGATCACCTTCAGCTTCGAGCCGGTGACCGCACTCATCATGCTCGCCGGCATCTACTATGGAGCGCAGTATGGCGGCTCGACCACGGCGATCCTGATCAACCTGCCGGGTGAATCCTCATCCGCCGTCACCGCCATCGACGGCTACCAAATGGCCCGCCAGGGCAAGGCGGGCACCGCCCTGGCCGTCGCCGCGCTCGGCTCGTTTTTCGCCGGAAGCGTGGCCACCTTCGCCGTCGCGCTGTTCGCCCCGCCCCTGGCGCGCGTTGCCCTGCAATTCGGTCCTGCCGAATATTTCTCGCTGATCGTGCTCGGGCTCGTCGCCTCCATCGCGCTTGCCCATGGCTCGATCCTCAAGGCCCTGGCCATGATCGTGCTCGGGCTGTTGCTGGGCCTGGTGGGCCAAGACATCTACACCGGCACCCCGCGCTTCACTTTTGGCCTGTTCGAGCTCTATTCCGGCATCAATTTCGTCTCGGTCGCGGTCGGTGTGTTCGGCATCGCTGAGATCCTGCGCAATCTGGAGAGCGAGCAGACCCGTCAAGTCCTGGTAAAGCGGGTGCAGGGCCTCTGGCTGAAGGTCGATGATTTCAGGCGGGCGGCCGCGCCCGTCCTGCGCGGCACGGCCTTGGGTTCGATCCTCGGCGTGCTCCCCGGAGGCGGGCACATCCTCTCCTCTTTCGCCTCCTATGCCATCGAGAAGCGGCTGTCCGAAGAGCCAGAGCGGTTCGGCCACGGCGCCATAGAGGGCGTGGCGGCGCCCGAATCCGCCAACAATGCTGCGGCCCAGACCTCCTTCATCCCGCTGCTCACCCTCGGCCTGCCGGCCCATCCGGTGATGGCGCTCATGGTCGGCGCCTTCATCGTTCAGGGGATCACGCCCGGGCCCAATGTGATCAGGGACGAGCCGGCGCTGTTCTGGGGCGTGATCGCCTCCATGTGGATCGGCAACCTCATGCTGGTGCTGCTCAACCTGCCGCTGATCGGCATCTGGGTGAGGATGCTTACCATCCCCTATAATGTGCTGTTCCCGGCCATCGTCGCCTTTGCCTGTATCGGCTGCTATTCGCTCGATCTGAACAATTACGACATCTATGCCATCTCGGTGTTCGGCATCATCGGCTATGTCCTCGTGCGGCTGGGCTGCGAGCCAGCGCCCTTGCTGCTCGGCTTCGTGCTCGGCCCCCTGCTCGAGGAGCATATGCGCCGCGCCATGATCATCTCGCGCGGCGACCCCATGGTGTTCCTGGAGCGACCCTTGAGCGCCGGACTGCTCCTGGTTACCGCGCTTGCGCTCATCGTGACCTTCCTCCCCGCCATCCGCCGCAAGCGCGAGGAGGTGTTTGTGGAGGATTGACGGTTTGGGTCGCCCCGGGTTGTTGCATGGTTTCCACGCGGCCCGCCAAACTGTCCTGCAACGGGCGTTCTACTGATTATGCAATCTTAAGTTGATGTTATGCTTCCAGCCCGTGGAAGCAATGAACCCTATATCTCGCGCTACGGGCCTTGCCCCCATCGAGACCCGCTTTCGCTGGGTGATCCTTTGCGTGCTGTTTTCGTTCGTGCTGATTGTCACACTCGCGCATTCGGCGATCGCGCAGGCGCTGGACCCCTTCCTGTTCGAGACGGATCTGGCCGATGAACATCGTGGGCTTCTGCTGGCGGGCCTAGGTCTCGGCTTCATAATCGCCTCGCTGCCCGCCGGCCTCGTTTGCGATGGCTATGGCGCACGGCGCGTGTTCATGACCGCGGCTCTGCTCGTTGCAGCCGGCATGCTGTTGGGCGGCTTGTCCACCCGTCTCTCGACTCAGCTCATCGCATGCCTGTTGGTTGGGTTTGGCACGGGAGCCATACTGCCTGCCGTGATCCGAAGCGTGGCTGATTGGTTCTCACCGCACGAGCATGCCTTCGTCTTGGGGTCGGTGCTCGCGGCGCTGCCGTTCGGCCTAGGCATCGCCGCTTTGCTCATGCCATGGATCATCGCCTTTACCGGCTGGCGCCCGACACTATGGGGGGCAGCACTGCTGGTTCTGGCTTGGCTTCCCCTGTGGACACGGCTCTATACCGACGATCCGGCCCAATCGAGCCGCGTCTCGCGAAGCGAGCTCCAGCGGATCGGCCGCCTGATGACTGTTCGCGAGCGGGTGCAGCAGCAAAAGGCGGCGGTCGCGGAGCCCCGCCGCAGCATCGCGTTCTTCGCGCCGGCCACTTTGTTTGCCAACACCTGGGCCTTCATGGCGCTGGGCTTTGCCTTGTTCTTCACGGCGATATGGTTCGATCAGCGGCTGCTGCCGCACATTGCGACGTCGTCGCGACTGTCGAGCTGGGCGCCGGGCCTTCCCTGGCTGATCGCGGCTCCACTGATCTGGCTCGGCGGATTTATTTCAGATCGGCGGCTGCAGACCATGGGATGGTTGCGCCAGGCGCGCACCGCCGTGATCCTGGCGAGCACCCTGCTGGCGACCATCGCGCTGGCCTGCTTGGCCGCTGCTGCCGCCACCGGCGCGCCATCGCAAACCTTCCTGGTAAGTCTGATATGCGCGGCCATCGGGCTGATCGTCTCCGCGCTGCCGGTTCTCTGCGCGACGATCATCGACATCTCGAAGCGCAACCCGGCGGCAGTGCTCGGCTTTTCGCTGGCGGCGTCCGCCGGCGCCGGGGTAGCGGCACCAGTCGTCAGCCACTGGATCGGAGAGAGAACCGGACATCCGGCCAGTCCATTCCTGCTCCTGCTGGCGATCCAACTGGCCACGGTCGTCGTGCTGTTGGTCCTGCACAAGCCGGACCACGCCGCCAGCCGATGAGCGGCATCGGAAGGCGCTTGCCCGAGGCGCAGACAATATACCCTTGGTTGTGATTTTAAGCCGATGATCCGGCTGCCAGCCCGTTTTCAACCAAAGCACGCCCGCGGCGTGCTGTAGCAGCACCCTTGCAGTCTTGACAGCTTTTGCGGCAGAAGGGGTGCGGATTTGCGAGCGCAGCCAGCGCGACTGCGGCAGAGCGCCATTGTCCAGCAAGCAGCGCTGTCTCCCCGCCATCGAACGGGATATTGCATGAGATCGAGCAGACACGATGGGAAGGCGCTCTGCCCTTCCTGGAGCACCATCCTCATGATGGCGATGCTGGTGGTGCTTGCAACCGCCGCCCCCGGCCTCGCCCAGACTGACGCGCCACAGCTTCCCGCGCAGACGGATGAGCTGCCGGCCGCCACGGAGCAGACGCCACCACCGTCCGAGACTGAGGCAGGTCCGATTTCCCAACCTGCTCTCCCCGGGGCTTCCGCTGGAGGCGCCGCGCAGGATGCCTTTGTGGCACCCGGCGTCTCGCGTGCGCACCTGCCGCAGGATCTCTCGCCCTGGGGCATGTTCATGGCCGCCGACTGGGTGGTCAAGGCGGTGATGATCTCGCTTGCCTTTGCCTCGGTCCTCACCTGGACGGTGTGGCTCGCCAAATCGGTCGAGCTGCTGGGCGCGAAACGGCGCCTGAGGCAGGCGTTGAACATCCTGAATGCCGCGCCCTCGCTCCATGATGCGGAAAAGTCTCTGCCGCGGGCCCCGGGGCCCGCCGGCGAGCTGGTTCGCGTTGCGCGTGCAGAATGGGCCGCGTCGAGCGAGTTGCCGGCCTCCGGCATCAAGGATCGCGTTGCCGTTACGCTGAACCGGATCGAAGCGCGCGCCGGGCGCTCCATGGCGGTGGGCACCGGCCTTCTCGCCACCATCGGATCGACGGCGCCTTTCGTCGGCCTCTTCGGCACGGTCTGGGGCATCATGAACAGCTTCATCGGCATCTCGCGGGCGCAGACCACCAATCTGGCGGTAGTGGCGCCTGGGATTGCGGAAGCCCTCCTCGCTACCGCCATCGGCCTGGTGGTCGCCATTCCCGCGGTCGTCATCTACAACATGTTCGCCCGTGCCATATCCGGCTACCGCGCCGGACTTGGCGATGCGTCAGCGCTGGTCATGCGTCTGCTCAGCCGCGACCTCGACCGGGAGACGAGCGCGCCCGCCCCCCTTCGTCGACCGGTGCAGCGCCCGCCGCTGGTCCATCCTGTTTCGGTGGAGTAGCGCGCATGGCCGCAAGGCTCGATGACTCCCAGGGTGACGACCTCGTCGAGACCCACGAGATCAACGTCACGCCGTTCATCGACGTGATGCTGGTGCTGCTCATCATCTTCATGGTGGCTGC
Proteins encoded in this region:
- a CDS encoding tripartite tricarboxylate transporter substrate-binding protein — protein: MRFSHWLAAVFVAIGIAPAAAQDFPKGPITIIVPFSAGGPTDTVTRLVAEPMSKELGTQVVVQNVGGAGGTLGAGQAAKAQPDGQTLLLHHIGMSTAPTLYRNLPFDPIEGFEPVGLVTEVPMVIVARKDFPPNTLQELIDYVKANKDKVTYANAGIGAASHLCGMLFMNAIDTELTTVPYQGTGPALTDLVGGQVDFMCDQTTNTTGQIKGGEIKAYAVTTPQRLDALPDLPTADEAGLPGFEVAVWHGLYAPKGTPAPVIEKLQNALKAALKDPTMVKRFADLGTSPSPEEDVSPQALRDHLKAQTELWKPIIEKAGVYAQ
- a CDS encoding tripartite tricarboxylate transporter TctB family protein; translation: MQKSLRDIIAGVIFIGFGFAFAIASLGYDLGTALRMGPGFFPLALAILLMVIGGAIAAKALFDAGAEPLGAIPWRGLLLLLAAPIMFGLTIRGLGLAPALFVTTVMSALASRRTSPPLAILLAALLTLFCVAIFIYGLGITVPVFGPWLGD
- a CDS encoding tripartite tricarboxylate transporter permease; this encodes MDILANLHLGFATAFSPVNLLYCFVGVLLGTLVGVLPGIGPTATVAMLLPITFSFEPVTALIMLAGIYYGAQYGGSTTAILINLPGESSSAVTAIDGYQMARQGKAGTALAVAALGSFFAGSVATFAVALFAPPLARVALQFGPAEYFSLIVLGLVASIALAHGSILKALAMIVLGLLLGLVGQDIYTGTPRFTFGLFELYSGINFVSVAVGVFGIAEILRNLESEQTRQVLVKRVQGLWLKVDDFRRAAAPVLRGTALGSILGVLPGGGHILSSFASYAIEKRLSEEPERFGHGAIEGVAAPESANNAAAQTSFIPLLTLGLPAHPVMALMVGAFIVQGITPGPNVIRDEPALFWGVIASMWIGNLMLVLLNLPLIGIWVRMLTIPYNVLFPAIVAFACIGCYSLDLNNYDIYAISVFGIIGYVLVRLGCEPAPLLLGFVLGPLLEEHMRRAMIISRGDPMVFLERPLSAGLLLVTALALIVTFLPAIRRKREEVFVED
- a CDS encoding MFS transporter, which codes for MNPISRATGLAPIETRFRWVILCVLFSFVLIVTLAHSAIAQALDPFLFETDLADEHRGLLLAGLGLGFIIASLPAGLVCDGYGARRVFMTAALLVAAGMLLGGLSTRLSTQLIACLLVGFGTGAILPAVIRSVADWFSPHEHAFVLGSVLAALPFGLGIAALLMPWIIAFTGWRPTLWGAALLVLAWLPLWTRLYTDDPAQSSRVSRSELQRIGRLMTVRERVQQQKAAVAEPRRSIAFFAPATLFANTWAFMALGFALFFTAIWFDQRLLPHIATSSRLSSWAPGLPWLIAAPLIWLGGFISDRRLQTMGWLRQARTAVILASTLLATIALACLAAAAATGAPSQTFLVSLICAAIGLIVSALPVLCATIIDISKRNPAAVLGFSLAASAGAGVAAPVVSHWIGERTGHPASPFLLLLAIQLATVVVLLVLHKPDHAASR
- the exbB gene encoding tonB-system energizer ExbB; amino-acid sequence: MRSSRHDGKALCPSWSTILMMAMLVVLATAAPGLAQTDAPQLPAQTDELPAATEQTPPPSETEAGPISQPALPGASAGGAAQDAFVAPGVSRAHLPQDLSPWGMFMAADWVVKAVMISLAFASVLTWTVWLAKSVELLGAKRRLRQALNILNAAPSLHDAEKSLPRAPGPAGELVRVARAEWAASSELPASGIKDRVAVTLNRIEARAGRSMAVGTGLLATIGSTAPFVGLFGTVWGIMNSFIGISRAQTTNLAVVAPGIAEALLATAIGLVVAIPAVVIYNMFARAISGYRAGLGDASALVMRLLSRDLDRETSAPAPLRRPVQRPPLVHPVSVE